The nucleotide window GTTTACTGATTTAAATGCTCGTACTGGAGAGTTTACTCCGCCTGGCATTAAATCAACCGCTTCTGTAAATGCTGCTTTTGACTTTTCGTAACTACGCATATTATTTTTCCTCCAACCAACGACAGACGTCTTTTGCATGATAAGTAATGATTAAATCCGAACCTGCACGCTTCATACCTAATAATGTTTCCAGCACAACCGCTTTTTCATCGATCCAGCCATTTTGCGCAGCTGCTTTTACCATTGAATATTCGCCTGATACATTATACGCCACAACAGGTAACGGGAAGCTGTTTTTCACATCTCGGATAATATCCATATACGCTAATGCCGGTTTTACGATCAGGAAATCTGCACCTTCTTCAACGTCCGACGTTGCTTCGCGAATTGCTTCCATTCGATTGGAAGGATCCATTTGATATGTTTTGCGGTCACCGAACTGTGGTGCTCCTTCTGCCGCTTCACGGAATGGTCCGTAATAGCTTGAAGCATATTTTACCGCATAAGACATGATCGGAATATGCTGGAAGCCTGCTGAATCCAATCCAGCACGAATCGCCGTTACAAACCCGTCCATCATGTTCGATGGTGCAATGATATCGGCACCGGCTTTTGCTTGAGAAATCGCTGTACGCGCCAGCACATCAAGTGATGGATCATTCAAAACTTGATCGCCTTCAATGACACCACAATGCCCGTGGTCCGTAAATTCACATAAGCATGTATCTGCTACAACCAGAAGTTCGGGATGACGATCTTTTATTAAACGTGTCGCTTCCTGTACGATTCCGTGATCATGGAAAGCACCGGTACCGACTGCATCCTTTTCTTTAGGAATTCCGAAAAGTAATACCGCACGAATGCCCAAGTCTACAATTTCATCCACTTCAGCAGCCAAGTTATCCAAAGATAATTGGAACACGCCAGGCATTGAACTTACAGGGTTTTTAACATTTTCTCCTTCAATAATAAACAAAGGATAAATAAGGTCTTCTTTTTGCAGGTATGTTTCTTTTACGAGTGCACGCATCGCTGCATTTTGACGTAAGCGACGGTGACGTTGGAAATATAGTTCTGTCATTTTGTCTGTTCCTCCAGGATGAGCTGTTCGATTACAGCTTGCATCGTATAGATTTTCGGTTGCACAATTGGCTGAACTCCGTATTTTTCAAGAGCTGCTGTTGTTACATGGCCAATCGACGCAAATTTTACATTTTGCCAGTCTATATGCGGCACAATGTGCTCAGCATAAATTTCT belongs to Solibacillus sp. FSL W7-1436 and includes:
- the hemB gene encoding porphobilinogen synthase — its product is MTELYFQRHRRLRQNAAMRALVKETYLQKEDLIYPLFIIEGENVKNPVSSMPGVFQLSLDNLAAEVDEIVDLGIRAVLLFGIPKEKDAVGTGAFHDHGIVQEATRLIKDRHPELLVVADTCLCEFTDHGHCGVIEGDQVLNDPSLDVLARTAISQAKAGADIIAPSNMMDGFVTAIRAGLDSAGFQHIPIMSYAVKYASSYYGPFREAAEGAPQFGDRKTYQMDPSNRMEAIREATSDVEEGADFLIVKPALAYMDIIRDVKNSFPLPVVAYNVSGEYSMVKAAAQNGWIDEKAVVLETLLGMKRAGSDLIITYHAKDVCRWLEEK